From a single Stigmatopora nigra isolate UIUO_SnigA chromosome 21, RoL_Snig_1.1, whole genome shotgun sequence genomic region:
- the ash1l gene encoding histone-lysine N-methyltransferase ASH1L isoform X1, giving the protein MDQKIHGRTATPPPLLSAVPSGEREKDGGAGIKDDEEEKKRDKDKEASTVSNSTAAGGPGAGGDQSQFSIKESSLSEGNVKLKIGLQAKRMKKPPKILENYVCRPAFRATMRNTGRGGGGARGNRSGNTNEGPGSQNRSPSQVREKEGGQSPKVNKPVASPSSNPSSKVSTPPPPGAAPTSTAAMTPSQVNGSTPGKRGTPKTDSLSDTKSDTTAGSATPERPSNLHRPLPDSKLHPSGKKTPTLQHNPRSSAPSSPIPASKEPTSDGVKPPQYTVHGNENQRDKDKGAQSWGAPTVTEKLAQLIATCPPSKTPKPVKPAKTDPAPSHSSSGFMTPTAKQRDRAMANRNTYSRMVHLSPPLPVSRPPGRPYGSRNKDIAGENPPVIPTRKEETDGTGKPSSSSININSSNSSSRSSSPAHIYGNNRLSSLSKDGNNDMNSSNSKLQSRPTHFSSYATGLSSCPVTSSHTTTVEQRTLSHIGSPTASQTDHAEGTPVPAEEGIATLRQQGSPRDLNNCCPPTGTAKQQVKDKGGSNQSLRTESSSLCKRSPNRDNSHVCRNSSPTEHSRPRASSSPEPEGEEGSLTSLRDDSPDSSIDSATDQDSKPLKKRRGRKPRWGHAMSKVHSQRAGLDIPFDQSKTFMPFSSSMEMSNTVKKSVGRPPNPNKMKPNILKQSTMSRLFTSSPQPKKRGRPKSKMPRLDAPVRGRTHNKSVTPKVFSTFLKSKEEQDPPVLHPEVDLNPPKPMPRKRGRPKRLPPTLPEESQPPTLALEAGEVGDKRYHNKGNGQLIMKTIIGKINKMKSVKRKRILSQILLGPRKEDPPKVSPGAVVGSAETAKQSLTSLAASLGGKLGPQINVSKKGTIYMGKRRGRKPKPVSATISGATPEPFLSPRTTSPMHHHQSQQQHQHSSSEIFPSPSLSQSSGGHSPISDASFVEPGSVHFSGHSHYSNHSHSTFAFPPPTFSAPNIRSPVLGSSLSISATTSQKKSSFRGYHHHHHHHNRQHYHYHKLSPPRPLHPTSPAPLSELKEATPSPVSESHSDETVPSDSGIGTDNNSTSDRGEKAGGAGVLGGIGMPSGISSGLLMPGVIGSAMSAGIGLNARSRRRHSSLLVEHPSPSPSPHMARLSPDPRRPHPAAPSTSIMGHKEKHKHKCKRRSHGCPGYEKLKRQKRKRKKKYLQLRSRRIDPNFLADLDEIVIRMSEIRIAHRTTGHRLGSGINIAPGANRLPGVGSRATGLGGTGGPPPHHYIHRDLLPTIFRVNFGSFYSHPAYSCDPLHYVRKPDMKKKRGRPPKLRDSMPEVPFLPGLGFPLSSGGFYHPSYSVPYSSGPLGLGYYRGYPPASALYPHPHHQSPHTASSHHSHHSPTFPPPPPTSYMHHHHPSHLLLNPSKFHKKKHKLLRQEYLGGRSPVLYPPMSSDLSFNWHHKHKHRHKHRERCADEGREDEAETISGSGNRGGASLSDSGAVAKGERGGSLGMAESLQRCRFGRSTSSNSISKQAGVTLTNSPSSSSSSSADRYKRKESSLSCLGPSRLSLGSTSKSQHSGEPWFRIGTPETDYSKLSRRHVLPSQGPFSDARPDKLPGCSDSEDEGPLTPTEDVEPRGHDSPNLTNLFASALTRTNLRGCRKRNNETAPENSSFCRMDGTLRKDRSLSAERRDLGPASIQTRVGVFSTAEGPDGSLHHRQQLHHQSPMFYSRGSASSFSMPPSQDCCHDASLPHHSHRVQQSKHSLHHVNKILRAKKLQRQARTGNNMVKKRGPGRPRKHPLPSPPPSPPPALELNQTRHRVGAAGGRLWDEDTVTDTIEAVVKDQRSKGQKRKHWERADEGEEDEVEDSVEPDREENVANLVARPSQGSGRCWLVQDEITQFQGPVENKPDSHHSPQRQDNDTREQTPAIPIPNPRVKRPARPPKKKFQKAGLYSDVFKTEDPRSQLLQLKKEKLEYIPGEHDYGLFPAPIHVGKYLRQKRVDFQLPYDILWLWKHDQLYKRPDVPLYKKLRSNVYVDVKPFSGYETTTCNCKIPESRSEKGCLDDCLNRMSFAECSPSTCPCNEHCDNQHIQRHEWVQCLERFRAEGKGWGIRTKESLRSGQFIIEYLGEVVSEHEFRSRMMQQYFAHSGHYCLNLDSGMVIDSYRMGNEARFINHSCDPNCEMQKWSVNGVYRIGLFALKEISSGTELTYDYNFHSFNTEEQQVCKCGSESCRGIIGGKSQRINGLPGKPACPRRLGRLKEKRKSKHQLKKREEESSDSNKFYPHLMKPMSNRERNFVLKHRVFLLRNWEKMREKQELLKREGERERDPSSLSLYTRWGSVIRDDGNIKSDVFMTQFSALQTSRSVRTRRLAAAEENTEVTRTARLAHIFKEICDMITSYKDSSSQTLAAPLLNLPSRKRNSHYYEKVSDPLDLSTIDKQILTGHYKTVEAFDTDMLKVFRNAEKYYGRKSSIGRDVCRLRKAYYSARNEAAVQIDEIMGETASEADSSESLERDRAHHHGVAGSHDKDDDIIRCICGMYKDEGLMIQCEKCMVWQHFDCMRLETEVEHYLCEECDPRPVDTEVPMIPQPSYAQAGSVYYICLLRDELLLHQGDCVYLMRDSRRTTEGQPIRQSYRLLTHVNRDKLDIFRIEKLWKNEKGERFAFGHHYFRPHETHHSPSRRFYQNELFRMPLYEIIPLEAVVATCCVLDLYTFCKGRPKGVKEPDVYICDYRLDKSAHLFYKIHRNRYPVCTKPYAFNHFPKRLTPKRDFSVRRPHYVPDNYKRNGGRSAWKSERSKGSEGCEDDGSSCERGDDIPQETELRRSEEDMDAATSGSELLAGKPPQEEGDNDEDDEGAEGEGAQVEEQKEQEEAPTERIGEILELPSSSACSPLHHPMLGRREAQRERLNKILLDLLHRTPSKNAVDVSYLLEEGAGRRLRRRTLGFGDFLGRK; this is encoded by the exons ATGGATCAGAAGATTCATGGGAGAACTGCAACACCACCTCCTCTTCTCTCGGCTGTTCCTTCCGGGGAACGAGAGAAAGATGGAGGTGCTGGAATCAAGGATgacgaggaggagaagaagagggacAAAGACAAAGAGGCATCTACTGTATCTAATAGCACAGCCGCAGGTGGCCCAGGAGCTGGTGGCGACCAGTCACAATTCTCCATCAAAGAAAGCAGCCTCTCTGAGGGCAATGTCAAACTGAAGATAGGTCTTCAAGCTAAACGCATGAAGAAACCCCCTAAGATATTGGAGAACTATGTATGTAGACCAGCCTTTAGGGCTACAATGAGGAATACAGGGCGGGGAGGAGGTGGTGCTCGAGGGAATCGTAGTGGGAATACAAATGAGGGGCCAGGTAGTCAGAACCGAAGTCCTTCTCAAGTCAGGGAAAAAGAGGGGGGGCAGAGTCCTAAAGTCAATAAACCTGTTGCATCACCCTCATCAAACCCATCTTCTAAAGTCTCTACACCACCTCCACCTGGAGCTGCACCGACCAGCACAGCTGCAATGACACCTTCTCAAGTGAATGGGAGTACACCGGGAAAACGG GGGACACCAAAGACGGATTCTCTTTCTGACACTAAGTCAGACACAACGGCAGGTTCCGCCACACCTGAACGACCCTCAAATCTTCATCGGCCTCTTCCAGACAGCAAACTTCACCCTTCTGGAAAGAAAACGCCAACCCTACAACACAACCCTCGGTCATCAGCACCCTCTTCACCCATTCCTGCATCTAAAGAACCTACGAGTGACGGTGTTAAACCACCACAGTACACAGTGCACGGCAATGAAAATCAGAGAGATAAAGACAAAGGAGCCCAAAGTTGGGGAGCACCTACAGTCACTGAAAAACTAGCTCAACTCATAGCCACGTGTCCTCCGTCAAAGACCCCAAAACCTGTCAAACCAGCTAAGACTGACCCTGCTCCTTCCCACTCAAGCTCAGGTTTCATGACACCTACAGCCAAGCAGCGAGACAGGGCTATGGCTAATAGGAATACCTATTCGAGAATGGTTCATCTTTCTCCTCCTCTACCAGTGTCACGGCCACCTGGGCGGCCCTACGGTTCTCGGAACAAAGACATTGCTGGGGAAAACCCTCCAGTCATACCAACGAGGAAGGAAGAAACAGATGGGACTGGTAAACCTAGTAGCAGCAGTATTAACATAAacagtagtaacagtagtagtcgGAGCAGCAGTCCAGCACATATATATGGCAATAACAGACTCTCTTCCCTGTCAAAGGATGGTAACAATGACATGAATAGTAGCAATTCTAAACTTCAGTCTCGTCCAACTCACTTCTCATCCTATGCCACAGGTTTGTCATCTTGCCCTGTTACATCTTCCCATACAACCACAGTCGAGCAACGGACTCTGAGTCACATAGGCTCCCCTACTGCCTCACAAACTGACCATGCAGAAGGGACTCCTGTCCCTGCGGAGGAAGGTATTGCAACTCTGAGACAACAAGGTAGCCCCAGAGATTTGAACAATTGCTGTCCTCCAACaggaacagcaaagcaacaagtGAAAGACAAGGGGGGTAGCAATCAGTCACTGCGCACTGAAAGCTCAAGTCTATGTAAGCGTAGTCCTAATCGGGATAATAGTCATGTTTGTCGGAACAGCAGCCCTACAGAACATTCAAGACCAAGAGCATCATCATCACCTGAGCCAGAAGGAGAAGAGGGCTCACTAACTTCTCTTCGAGATGATTCACCTGATTCATCCATAGATTCTGCAACAGACCAGGACAGTAAACCACTTAAAAAACGTAGAGGAAGAAAGCCACGCTGGGGCCATGCTATGAGCAAGGTACACAGTCAAAGAGCAGGCCTTGACATTCCGTTTGACCAGAGCAAGACCTTCATGCCTTTCTCTTCCAGCATGGAAATGTCAAATACAGTTAAAAAATCTGTGGGGAGACCCCCCAACCCAAATAAGATGAAACCAAATATTctgaaacaaagtacaatgtcaCGTCTCTTCACCTCCTCACCCCAGCCTAAAAAAAGGGGAAGGCCAAAATCAAAAATGCCAAGGCTTGATGCTCCAGTTCGTGGGCGCACCCATAATAAATCGGTCACGCCTAAggttttttcaacttttttgaaATCCAAAGAAGAGCAAGACCCTCCCGTGCTTCATCCCGAGGTTGACTTAAATCCCCCTAAACCTATGCCCCGAAAGCGTGGACGCCCCAAGCGACTCCCACCTACCTTACCTGAGGAGAGTCAGCCCCCGACATTGGCTCTTGAGGCAGGGGAGGTTGGTGACAAACGTTATCAcaacaaaggaaatggtcagcttatcatgaaaacaatcataggCAAGATCAATAAGATGAAAAGTGTGAAACGTAAACGCATTCTCAGTCAAATCCTATTAGGACCAAGAAAAGAAGACCCCCCCAAAGTATCTCCAGGTGCTGTGGTTGGATCTGCTGAAACTGCAAAGCAATCTTTGACCTCCCTAGCTGCTTCCCTTGGGGGGAAACTTGGACCACAAATTAATGTTAGCAAAAAAGGAACCATATATATGGGTAAAAGGAGAGGCCGTAAACCAAAACCAGTGAGCGCTACAATTTCAGGTGCAACACCAGAACCATTCTTGTCCCCGAGAACCACTTCCCCCATGCATCACCATCAATCTCAGCAACAGCACCAGCATTCCTCCTCAGAAATCTTTCCTTCACCTTCACTCTCACAGTCTAGTGGAGGCCACAGTCCAATCAGTGATGCCAGCTTTGTAGAGCCTGGCTCAGTCCACTTTTCTGGTCACTCTCACTATTCGAACCACAGTCATAGCACATTTGCTTTCCCTCCCCCAACTTTTTCAGCTCCTAATATTCGTAGTCCAGTCCTCGGCTCTTCTTTATCTATATCTGCAACAACCTCTCAGAAAAAGTCATCTTTCCGGGGAtaccatcatcaccaccaccaccacaataGGCAGCACTACCACTATCACAAGCTTTCTCCTCCTCGGCCACTCCACCCCACCTCCCCTGCGCCCCTTAGTGAGCTGAAAGAAGCCACCCCATCGCCAGTAAGTGAGTCTCATAGTGATGAGACAGTGCCCAGTGATAGCGGTATTGGAACAGACAACAACAGCACCTCTGACCGTGGTGAGAAAGCGGGGGGAGCAGGGGTCTTAGGTGGAATTGGAATGCCTTCTGGGATAAGTAGTGGCTTATTAATGCCTGGGGTTATTGGTTCAGCTATGAGTGCTGGAATAGGACTTAATGCTAGGAGCAGGCGACGCCACTCATCTTTACTTGTGGAACATCCTTCACCTTCTCCCTCACCACATATGGCAAGATTGTCACCTGATCCACGGAGACCTCACCCGGCTGCTCCTTCCACCTCCATAATGGGTCACAAGGAAAAACATAAACACAAGTGTAAACGCCGTAGTCATGGTTGCCCAGGGTATGAAAAGCTCAAGAGACAGAAAAGAAAACGCAAGAAGAAATACCTACAGCTCCGTTCTAGGCGGATCGACCCCAACTTTCTTGCTGATCTGGATGAGATTGTCATAAGGATGAGTGAAATCCGCATAGCGCATCGTACCACTGGGCATCGTCTTGGTAGTGGCATAAATATAGCACCAGGAGCTAATAGATTGCCAGGAGTGGGAAGCCGGGCCACTGGCCTAGGTGGGACTGGTGGCCCTCCACCTCATCATTACATTCACAGAGATCTACTGCCCACAATCTTCAGGGTTAATTTTGGTAGCTTCTATTCCCATCCTGCATATTCCTGTGATCCATTGCACTATGTTCGAAAACCAGACATGAAAAAGAAACGAGGGCGGCCACCAAAACTCAGAGACTCAATGCCAGAGGTTCCTTTTCTACCAGGGCTTGGATTCCCTCTATCCAGTGGAGGCTTCTACCATCCCTCCTACAGTGTTCCTTATTCCTCTGGACCCCTTGGTTTGGGTTACTACAGGGGCTATCCTCCAGCTAGTGCTCTTTATCCTCACCCACATCACCAATCACCCCACACAGCCTCATCTCACCACTCTCATCATTCACCAACATTCCCCCCACCTCCTCCAACATCTTACATGCACCATCACCACCCCTCTCATCTCTTGTTAAACCCTTCAAAATTTCACAAGAAAAAACACAAGCTGCTTAGACAGGAGTACCTGGGAGGACGGTCTCCTGTTCTTTACCCACCAATGTCCTCTGATCTGTCTTTCAACTGGCaccacaaacacaaacataggCACAAACACAGAGAGCGATGTGCTGATGAGGGCAGAGAAGATGAAGCAGAAACAATAAGTGGATCTGGAAACCGTGGTGGGGCAAGTTTGTCCGACAGTGGAGCAGTAGCCAAAGGAGAGCGAGGTGGTAGTCTGGGAATGGCAGAGTCTTTGCAACGATGCCGCTTCGGACGAAGCACTTCCAGCAACAGTATTAGCAAACAAGCAGGAGTCACATTAACCAAttcaccttcttcttcttcatcgtcTTCAGCAGATAGGTACAAGCGCAAAGAAAGCTCTTTATCCTGTCTGGGGCCTTCTAGGCTATCTCTTGGGAGTACCTCCAAAAGCCAGCACTCAGGAGAGCCTTGGTTCAGGATAGGCACCCCTGAGACTGACTATTCTAAGCTTTCACGTCGTCATGTTTTGCCCAGTCAGGGACCCTTCTCTGATGCACGGCCAGACAAACTACCTGGTTGCTCTGACAGTGAGGATGAGGGGCCCCTCACACCCACAGAAGATGTCGAACCAAGGGGCCATGATTCTCCAAATCTTACAAATCTCTTCGCCTCTGCGCTCACTCGCACTAACCTGCGAGGGTGCAGGAAAAGAAATAATGAGACGGCACCAGAAAATAGCAGCTTCTGCCGTATGGATGGAACATTAAGGAAAGACCGATCGTTATCAGCAGAGAGAAGAGATTTAG ggcctGCAAGTATCCAGACAAGAGTTGGTGTATTCTCAACTGCAGAAGGGCCTGATGGATCCCTGCATCACCGACAACAACTCCATCATCAGTCTCCTATGTTTTACTCCCGTGGCTCCGCATCCTCTTTCTCTATGCCCCCCTCCCAAGACTGTTGTCATGATGCCTCCCTCCCCCATCATTCCCATCGGGTGCAGCAGTCCAAACACAGCCTCCACCATGTCAACAAAATTCTGCGTGCTAAGAAACTTCAGAGGCAAGCTCGTACAGGAAACAACATGGTGAAAAAGAGGGGCCCCGGGCGTCCTAGGAAGCACCCATTACCTTCCCCGCCACCGTCCCCACCTCCTGCTCTCGAATTAAACCAAACTCGGCACAGAGTAGGAGCAGCAGGAGGTAGGTTGTGGGATGAGGATACTGTGACAGATACCATTGAGGCCGTTGTTAAAGACCAGCGTAGCAAAGGGCAAAAAAGGAAACACTGGGAGAGGGCTGACGAAGGTGAGGAAGATGAGGTAGAAGACTCTGTGGAGCCAGACAGAGAAGAGAATGTGGCCAACCTGGTGGCAAGACCCAGTCAAGGATCAGGAAGGTGTTGGCTTGTTCAAGATGAAATCACTCAATTTCAGGG cccaGTGGAGAATAAACCAGATAGCCACCATTCCCCTCAACGCCAAGACAATGACACCAGAGAGCAAACACCTGCTATTCCTATTCCCAACCCAAGGGTGAAGAGGCCAGCTAGACCTCCGAAGAAAAAGTTCCAAAAGGCTGGACTTTATTCTGACGTTTTCAAGACCGAGGA CCCCCGCAGTCAGCTTCTGCAGCTAAAGAAAGAAAAGCTAGAGTATATACCTGGGGAACATGATTATGGATTATTTCCAGCACCGATACATGTTG GAAAGTATCTCAGACAGAAGCGCGTTGACTTCCAGTTGCCTTATGATATCCTATGGCTGTGGAAACACGATCAG CTCTACAAAAGGCCTGATGTCCCGCTCTACAAAAAGCTCAGATCAA ATGTGTATGTCGATGTAAAGCCTTTCTCTGGGTATGAAACAACTACTTGCAACTGTAAGATTCCTGAGAGTCGCAGTGAAAAAGGATGTCTGGACGACTGCCTCAACAG GATGAGTTTTGCTGAGTGCTCTCCCAGCACTTGTCCATGTAATGAGCATTGCGACAACCAGCATATCCAGAGGCACGAGTGGGTACAATGTCTGGAGAGATTTCGTGCCGAGGGTAAGGGTTGGGGCATCCGCACCAAGGAGAGCCTCCGCTCCGGGCAGTTCATTATTGAATACCTGGGAGAAGTGGTCAGTGAACATGAGTTCAG GAGTCGTATGATGCAGCAGTACTTTGCTCACAGTGGCCACTATTGTTTGAATCTGGATAGTGGCATGGTGATTGACAGCTACAGAATGGGCAATGAAGCACGTTTCATTAATCACAGCTGTGATCCCAACTGTGAGATGCAAAAGTG GTCAGTCAATGGGGTGTACAGAATTGGTCTCTTTGCGTTGAAGGAGATCAGCAGCGGTACCGAGCTCACTTATGACTACAACTTTCATTCCTTCAACACGGAGGAGCAG CAAGTGTGCAAGTGTGGCTCAGAGAGTTGCAGGGGTATCATCGGAGGAAAAAGCCAACGAATCAATGGATTGCCTGGAAAGCCAGCTTGTCCTCGGCGACTTGGTAGACTCAAAGAGAAACGTAAATCGAAACACCAACTTAAAAAACGA GAAGAAGAATCAAGTGACAGCAACAAGTTTTACCCCCACCTTATGAAACCCATGTCAAACAGAGAAAG GAATTTTGTGCTCAAGCATCGAGTATTCCTCTTGAGGAACTGGGAAAAAATGAGGGAGAAACAAGAGTTGCTCAAACGAGAGGGTGAAAGAGAAAGAGACCCTAGCAGTCTATCGTTGTATACCCGCTGGGGAAGTGTCATCCGTGATGATGGCAACATTAAATCGG ATGTTTTCATGACTCAGTTTTCAGCCCTGCAAACGTCACGGTCAGTGCGAACGCGGAGGCTCGCTGCTGCTGAAGAAAACACAGAAGTCACACGCACTGCTCGCCTTGCACATATCTTCAAGGAGATTTGTGACATGATTACCAGCTATAAAG ATTCCTCCAGCCAGACACTTGCTGCTCCACTATTGAACCTCCCATCACGGAAAAG AAACAGCCATTACTATGAGAAGGTGTCAGACCCTTTGGATTTGAGCACCATTGACAAGCAAATCCTCACCGGCCATTACAAGACTGTTGAAGCATTTGACACTGACATGCTTAAAGTGTTCCGCAATGCTGAG AAATATTATGGCAGGAAGTCATCAATAGGAAGGGATGTGTGCCGGCTGCGGAAAGCTTACTACAGTGCACGTAATGAGGCTGCTGTGCAGATCGATGAGATTATGGGCGAGACTGCCAGTGAGGCTGACAGCTCTGAATCACTTGAGCGTGACAGGGCTCACCACCATGGAGTGGCCGGATCTCATGACAAGGATGATGATATCATTCGTTGCATCTGTGGAATGTACAAAGATGAAGGCTTGATGATCCAATGTGAAAAGTGCATG GTGTGGCAACACTTTGACTGTATGCGGTTGGAGACGGAAGTCGAACACTACCTGTGTGAGGAGTGTGATCCTAGGCCAGTTGACACG GAAGTTCCAATGATACCTCAACCCAGCTATGCTCAAGCTGGCTCTGTTTACTACATCTGTCTCCTAAGAGATGAGCTGCTTCTTCACCAAG GGGACTGTGTGTACCTCATGAGAGACAGCAGACGCACGACTGAGGGGCAACCCATCAGACAGTCTTACCGACTCTTGACGCACGTGAATCGTGACAAACTGGACATCTTCCGCATTGAGAAACTCTGGAAGAATGAAaa GGGTGAACGATTTGCATTTGGCCACCACTACTTCCGTCCTCACGAGACACACCATTCGCCCTCGCGACGGTTCTACCAGAACGAGTTATTCCGCATGCCTCTCTACGAGATCATCCCTCTTGAAGCAGTCGTGGCGACATGTTGTGTTCTTGACCTCTACACATTCTGCAAAG GACGGCCAAAGGGGGTAAAAGAGCCAGATGTGTACATTTGTGACTACCGTTTGGACAAGTCGGCTCACCTTTTTTACAAGATCCATCGTAACCGCTACCCAGTGTGTACCAAGCCATACGCCTTCAACCATTTCCCCAAGAGACTGACGCCCAAGAGAGACTTCTCGGTAAGACGG CCTCACTACGTACCCGACAACTACAAGAGGAATGGCGGCCGCTCGGCGTGGAAAAGTGAGCGTTCCAAAGGATCTGAAGGCTGCGAGGACGATGGCTCTTCGTGCGAGCGCGGCGATGACATCCCACAAGAGACTGAACTTAGGAGATCGGAGGAGGACATGGACGCGGCTACCAGTGGTTCTGAACTTTTAGCGGGAAAGCCACCACAAGAAGAAGGGGACAATGATGAAGATGACGAGGGTGCTGAAGGGGAAGGGGCACAGGTGGAGGAGCAAAAAGAGCAGGAGGAGGCTCCCACTGAAAGGATAGGGGAGATTCTTGAACTGCCATCTTCTTCAGCTTGCTCGCCACTCCACCACCCCATGCTGGGCAGGAGGGAGGCTCAAAGGGAGAGACTCAACAAGATTCTCTTGGATCTGCTGCACAGAACACCCAGCAAGAATG CTGTAGATGTCAGTTATCTCCTGGAGGAGGGGGCAGGGCGGCGCCTACGGCGACGGACACTTGGATTTGGTGATTTTCTTGGCAGAAAGTAA